The Coffea arabica cultivar ET-39 chromosome 4e, Coffea Arabica ET-39 HiFi, whole genome shotgun sequence genome includes a window with the following:
- the LOC140005537 gene encoding uncharacterized protein, with product MVFASIWHSLIPLKVSFFMLRLLLRRIPTPDKLRKFGFHLPSKCFCCTEPSEESIEHLFSNGHIASFLWNYFGGLCGIKFSGSFLRARIVDWWLNSQDSELRRIICRILPSVICWQIWKARNKAMFEGVQMQSSAIRQAIFSEIQSMVGIHFKQLIRLQSFCQLYYWSKAPGGTVVYQGIRWETKETGRYTLNTDGCAKGNPGIGGGGGILRDSTGLPMIGFSAYLGETTCLRAEACALLIGLQICIHNGFGNICVQSDSLVLIGIIQRRTQCPWKIRRYVNQIWQLLDDPPRFTHCYREANTVADALSNVGISHPDKQIVVYDTFSKFPRLARGAIRLDRIGIPSIRKMRIM from the coding sequence ATGGTATTTGCTTCCATTTGGCACTCTCTGATACCtttgaaagtttcatttttcatgttGAGACTACTTCTGAGGAGAATACCGACACCGGATAAGCTTCGTaaatttggtttccatttgCCGTCAAAGTGCTTTTGCTGTACTGAGCCTTCTGAGGAGTCTATTGAGCATTTATTCTCCAATGGACACATTGCGTCATTCCtttggaattattttggagggttaTGTGGAATAAAATTCTCAGGATCTTTTCTACGAGCACGCATAGTAGATTGGTGGTTGAATTCACAGGATTCTGAGTTACGAAGGATTATTTGCCGTATTCTTCCTAGTGTAATTTGCTGGCAGATTTGGAAGGCAAGGAACAAAGCAATGTTTGAGGGTGTCCAGATGCAATCTTCGGCCATTCGCCAAGCCATCTTCTCAGAAATCCAATCCATGGTAGGAATACATTTTAAACAATTGATAAGACTACAATCCTTTTGTCAATTGTATTATTGGTCAAAGGCACCTGGGGGTACGGTTGTATATCAAGGTATCCGCTGGGAAACCAAAGAGACAGGGAGGTATACTCTTAACACTGATGGATGTGCTAAGGGTAATCCAGGAATAGGTGGAGGTGGGGGCATACTCCGGGATTCCACTGGATTACCAATGATTGGTTTCTCGGCATATCTGGGAGAAACTACATGTCTCCGTGCAGAGGCTTGTGCCCTTCTTATTGGTCTTCAGATCTGTATACATAACGGTTTTGGAAACATATGTGTACAATCAGATTCATTGGTTTTAATTGGGATCATTCAACGTCGTACTCAGTGTCCGTGGAAAATTCGAAGATACGTCAACCAGATTTGGCAGTTATTAGATGATCCACCTAGATTCACGCACTGCTATCGGGAGGCTAACACAGTTGCTGATGCTTTATCCAATGTGGGTATATCTCATCCAGATAAACAAATTGTGGTTTACGATACTTTCAGTAAATTCCCAAGGTTGGCTCGTGGGGCAATCCGTTTGGACAGAATAGGGATACCTTCAATTAGAAAAATGAGGATTATGTAA